A portion of the Deltaproteobacteria bacterium PRO3 genome contains these proteins:
- a CDS encoding response regulator transcription factor produces the protein MLRILIGDDHSVVRRGLKNILEEAPDIRVTGEARDAHETLNMVRRQNWDLVVLDLTMPGKSGLEVLKEIKEERPRLPVLILSVHSEDQYAVRVLKAGASGYLTKEMAPEQLMQAVRRVLSGRKYVSPSLAEKLALNLESPSDRPPHELLSDREYQVLCLIASGKAAKEIASELSLSVKTVSTYRSRILEKMRLKNNAELIHYAISHGLVD, from the coding sequence AAAAAACATCTTGGAAGAAGCCCCCGATATCCGTGTGACCGGCGAGGCACGCGACGCCCATGAGACCCTCAACATGGTCCGCAGACAAAACTGGGACCTGGTCGTCCTAGACCTGACGATGCCGGGCAAAAGCGGGCTGGAAGTGCTGAAGGAAATCAAGGAGGAGCGTCCTCGGCTGCCCGTCCTGATCTTGAGCGTCCATTCGGAAGATCAGTACGCCGTCCGAGTCCTCAAGGCCGGCGCCTCCGGATACCTCACCAAGGAAATGGCGCCCGAGCAACTGATGCAGGCTGTGCGCCGGGTCTTGTCCGGACGCAAGTACGTGAGCCCCTCGCTGGCGGAAAAACTCGCCTTGAACCTGGAAAGTCCCTCCGACCGTCCCCCGCATGAGCTGCTCTCCGACCGCGAATACCAGGTCCTTTGCCTGATCGCCTCCGGCAAGGCCGCCAAGGAAATCGCCTCCGAACTTTCTTTGAGCGTCAAGACCGTCAGCACCTACCGAAGCCGCATCCTCGAAAAAATGCGCCTGAAAAACAACGCCGAGCTGATTCATTACGCCATCTCGCACGGACTGGTGGATTAA